The region tttgaccactactgtatacacacatatattaatgtgtgtgtgtgtgtgtgtgtgtgtgtgtgtgtgtgtgtgtgtgtgtgtgtgtgtgtgtgtgtgtgtgtgtgtgtgtgtgtgtgtgtgtgtgtgtgtgtgtgtgtgtgtgtgtgtgtgtgtgtgtgtgtgtgtgtgtgtgtataaacacaAATGCAATGGACAAAAAGCAGCAGAAGGACAAAGACCACAAAAAGGAATCTCCCCGCCAAGTGAACTACATCTGTTTTGCATTAGACATAAAGAACAATGTCTTTCCCTTTTTTGGAGGAAGAGGAGGTTCTCCAGGGAGCAAATTACAAACAGCCTCAGCCTTAAGACTGCATACTATCAGACAATTATTCTTGTATGCAAATTGTAAGAAGAAAATGAGCATGATCAATGTGTGTATCTGGTATTTACATAATACCACACATTTATTTTTATGGTTGTTAAAATAGATACAGAACAGCCAatgtgagatttgaaaatattccAAGTTATGATTTctcacttacaaaaaattctaaTAACATCTTAAGCCCGAccagttatctttatttttttattccatttaGCAAAATCAAAGACATACATGATATTAAAAACAGACCTGAATTTTCTTCAAGTTCAATACTTTTAGCAAGCGCTCACATAACAGTTAAAGACAGAAAAACACCATAAACAAAGAAGCTTCAGGCTATCACATGGCCAAGCTACTGTTGCATCACAATGTTAAAATTAGGCAGGTGCAATATTTGAGAAGAAACTGTTTTAGTGTACCTGACTGCAATTGTAAACCTGAGGATGTTCATGAGTCACATTTCCTCTTCCTTGGCTGTTTGTAAAGGAAACCAACAACCTGAACATCTGCCTTCCAGACCTCCCCATTAGTCTGTATCACATTGCTTGGAAACAAGGTAATCTCATCTCCAAATAGGAAATAAAAAAGCTACTAGTTactcaacataaaaactaaaagtGGTTGATCCAAATGGAAATATAAATCTCACTCCCAAGAAGCTTGGACCATGTCTTCaaaggggaagaaaaaaaaaattgagtaaCAAGTCTTTGACGAAAAATTCCCAACATTCCAACACAACTGTTGTAGATACACTTCTACCTAAAGGATAAACACATGCTGTGTTTACATGTATAAGAAATAAGGAAGAATAATCCTCAACTACAGAGTCAAATATCATAATACTGGCCCTTATTACTAAATTAAGAATGATCTATTACGGTATTACATTTAACTGTTTATTACACAAGTTATACCAAGTATATACACCAGTACATTATACAACTCCTgtacttattagtatttattcctTTAAACTTTTTAAGGGTATTGTATATTCTGTAGTCATTTATCACAGAGcaatgtttctttcttttttttaaacacatttaactatttatttatatttaatcgATTCCCCTGTAATAGCTACCTACAAACTGTCCACTccaataataccgtattttccagacaacAGAGCGCACCAGAATACAAGGCgtacccacaaaattttagaataaaaaaatatatgttccatATAtttgccgcaccggactatacgcCCAAGATATGTACATTGTGAAAAAAGTTATTCAtgaagaaatatatttttaatgtttatttacatgccttaattgtttccaaacggtgcctgttacacgggagtaaaacggctgatcaaactaaacagaagtcatcgtcatagacccactagcggcagaagctagctctccaatcagctaaacagacttaactccacagtgacgtttcaatttacgaaactgaaacaatataaacagaatatcattgtaagttaataatactaacagacactgaTACATGTGTTAGCctattaactaatgctaacgacgctagcttaacTACattatgtacaaatatgcatgaaaactctcCTACATCACACATGAGACAGTTTCGTAAGTgtcaatagttttagttatattgtaaaacttacacacattgcttggagtgatgaagaatTCATACaagtaggaacgctatggacgaaACAGCACTTGTATTTCCGGTTTAAAACACCAAACAAAAGAAAGTACTGTCGACGCTCACCTCGCAGAACCTGCAGTAagtaaacttgtccaaaagatggtgccatagcacaacaaataacaccttttcagtgtctggtGAAAACTATTTCAATTCAAAACATTATAGCCGTTAgcggaaaaaaaatccataaattagccgcatcgttttataagccgcagggttcaaagcataggaaaaaattAACTGCTTATATTCAAGaatttacagtaaatatatagAACATTTCCTTTTATCATTAGAGAAAATAGTAATTGGTATTCATTGAACATAGGAAATGAAATGTAATTGTTGTGATACCTatttaattaattactttttgagCATCTTGACGTGTGTAACTGTAAACATGAAATGTACTCCAATGTAATGTAACCTTGTATGCCTGTTGGAAATAAACCAACATCATTACCTTAGAGAAATAGACATAGACGACAGGCAAGAAATtggaaaaaaatacagaaatctTGGCCAAACGCGCTATTTATTTGGGATAACGCTATCATGTTTCATTAATTTAATTTCAGTTATGAATTTCTACTCCACAATATTTATTTTGACGACTGAAAGGATAGTAACTGTAGATAGAGCAGCCTTTTGTTCCCTAATAACTGCTGAGGGTATCATATGTTCATACCAACAGCAACTGACTCTGTGAGGTCCACTGTAAAGCAACAGTGTGCCATGTGACACAAATCACAAGTGTGAGCGGCCTGACCAAGTAAATTGGCGAGATGTGCAGTATGAATGATCATCTGTCCTTGCATGCCTGACTAGCAGTTGACTATCAATAAGCACAAAGGGTGACAACAGTTCTCTGTGAACTGCGACTGAGTTTGTACTCTTAAGCTGTCAAACAACTGACTTTCCTCCAAATTCTTAACACTGTGTAGACCTTATGAGCCTTGGTTTTTGTTACTAAAGTGTCATGCTACACCGCCAATCATCACATACTGTAGGTCATAATATTTAAAACCCATGCAAAAATGTGTACAGCAACTGTTTGGAGGAATCATAGCTATATATGCGTGGCCATCTGGTTCAACGTGCTAATGGAATAAAGGGTAGTGTGTAGAGATAAAGTTTGCATTGTCAGCTGGAATGCCAAGTTGTGCAAACGTTGTCATAGGTTGTGTGGTTTGTAGTCCATCTCTATATTTAGGGGAGGGAtacaaaggggtcatattatgattgtcTTCCCTTGTGGTCTgcaaaacatgtaatggtggtgattCAGTCCAAATgttgtatatattttgttttacagtctgtcttcaagctgctttttgactgtctcttcagaatgcgacACTTTTGGAGCGGTCTTATGCCAAGCCACCTTTGACATCTCCGCCTCattagccatgttgtagtttttagtgcttccatatcaaTATCAATTAGAAATATACGCTACAGCGGAGGTTTTAGAATGTATACTGGTGCTCGTTTgtggtttttaatgtttttatgttttatatgatTTGGGTTTGCTTGTTCCATTCTACGTTGTCGCTAAATTACACGTCTGCACAATGATTTTACCTCCAGGGACCATTAAAGAAACCTTGACTACAAATACAAGTTAGActgctccacaacaagaggatagataaaataaggaacttattgactacatctTTGTAAAAAATGTTGAATGTGCACAAAGGTCTTCAGGTAAACCTCTACTATATATGGAGACATCCACTGACGTaactaaagcaaaatatgtcaccAAAGTCTTAAATTACcaacggcttgtttggagcaagtttggaaaAAGGGAAGATTGTTCAATAAATATCTGCGCCATAGTTTGATTCACAATTTTCTGGACGTATGggtatcccaaatacacaaaaacaggtaacaCCAGGTaaaacaaaatttgggttttgcataataggggcaCTTTTAACgggtcacattatgatttttgattttctacatttaaaacacttccttgtggtctacataacatgtattagTGGTTCGTTGATCAAAATgtcgcatggattatgttttacagaccgttttcaagttgctttctgaccatctcttcagaatgcgccattTTTTGGGCGATCTTATTTCTGTGACTCCACTTTGATGGCGGGATGAGAATCAGAACCtcagagtccgagtccatggttcttgcttggaaaagggtggagtgctactTCAGGGTTGAGAAGAATTtaccccaaatggaggagttcaattaCCTTGTAGTATTGTGtcaacgagtgagggaagagtggatcatgagattgacaggcggatcggtgtggtgtctgcagtgatgcagaACCTGTATCGATCCGTCATGGTGAAGAAatagctgagtcggaaggcaaagctatcAATTTACCAGTTGATCTATGTTCCTATCCTCggctatagtcatgagctttgggttgtgaatgaaaggacaagatcatgaatACATGCGGCCAAAATGGGTTTCCTCCGTTGGGTGGCAGGGCACTAccatagagatagggtgagaagctccatCATTCAGGacgagctcagagtaaagcagctgctcctccacatcgagaggagccagaagaggtggttcaggcatcttgtCGGGATGCCCCTCGAACGCCTCCATGCGGAGGTGTTTAGGGGACAtctgactggtaggaggccacggggaagacccaggacacgttggcgaTAATATGTCTCTCAGCTGCCGGGGAACGCCTAGGGATCACCCCGGagaagctggacaaagtggctggggagagggaagtgtgagcttctttgcttaggctgctgccccgcgacTTGACcttgaataagcggaagaagatgggtggATGGCACTTGGACGCGGTCTTTTCcaggccatctttgttgtagtttttagtgcttctatagctactgagagatataagttagtTCAATACactaatttgtattagaaatggcaacattggaggatgcatgtgcatgtatgatgcagtctgccccacaacatgaGGATCGCACAAAAGAAGGAGCCTTTTAACCACACCGCGTACTACAATGGCGGACCTGCGCAAGGCACACTGTGTACATTTACACCAAATATACATAATACAGAGACATTTTTTTCCAACTGTCACAGGTTGTGCAAATTCTAAATGGCTCATTTGGCAGAAGtaagaaggaaggcaagattgcttTATAAATATTTTCGCAAGGTTTGGTTTGAAATTTTTGAGACTTTTGCTGATCCCaattacacaacagcaggtaccaatagggaagaaaagtgggttttgcataatagggcccctttaaaaaACTACAAATAAGATTACCTAATTTCATCTGCATAAGTTATTTAGGATGTGATTACACTGGCACACAAGATAAGATGATATACTCATGCCATAGAACGTATTCAAAGAGAGAATGTTGTCGGCCAAATGCACACTCACTTTCAAGTATAGTAAAATGTCCTGCATaaacattttgcatatttttggACTATGTCCAAAAGGAGCATGAAGACTTGACAAGTGTTTGATTAATCATGTTGCTTTGAAACGCCAAGAATTTTCTTCAGCAGAAGTGCTCTTTAGCATTATGCTGCCAAGGTCTAAACCTGAATGATAGGGACTGGCGTCTCCGAGCAGCTGTTGTGAGGGGTGAATGTCACATACGGCTGCCATGTCAAGGCAAATAGCATCAACTATGGACACTCATATTTCACTGTATCTGTTagggaaaaacaaaaacagagtGTGTCTCGAATAATACACTGTTATTGATGTGCATGATGTATTAAAAGACTTTATTTGAATAAAGACTAACGATCAGATTATTGTGTTCCCTCCTAAATAGTTATACAGGATGATAAAATGGATGgaaattgttatatttttttcaacaagCTTTATAAATGCATAGTTATTTTAATTCAAACATGGTATAACAATTATCTGAATAATACTGATATTGCATTATTTCCCAAAAGCGATCACGCAGCGTCCAAGACTCCAACACTTACTTTGAAGgctttaggccaggggtgtcagaCACGCGGCCTGCGAGCCAATTGCGgtccgcgagacgttattttgcggcccgcactttgatatgaaaattgaatgttagtgcggcccgcaagttttatatgaatgccgcttgacagcgtcatacttgccaaccctcccgatttttccgggagactcccgaatttcagggcaaccattttCTCGAATGTCcgttgattttcacccaaacaatactaagggtgtgccgtgatggcactgccgttagcgccctctacaacctgtacaaacagcgtgccagccaagTTACATGttttatgaggcttctgcagacacacgtaagtgactgcaagacatacttgatcaacagccatacaggtcacactgagggtggccgtacaaacaactttaacactgttacaaatatgcgccacactgtgaacccacaccaaacaagaatgacaaacacatttcgggagaacatccgcacagtaacaaaacataaacacaacagaacaaatacccagaatcccatgcatacctaactcttccgggttacattatacacccccgctaccaccaaaccccgcccccccaaacatcaacccccccccccccccccccctccgtgcgtcggttgaggtgggcggggtttgatggtagcgggggtgtataatgtagcccggaagagttagggctgcaaggtgttctgggtatttgctctgttgtttttatgttgtgttacggtgcggatgttctcattcttctttggtgtgggttcacagtgtggcgcatattagtaacagtgttaaagttgtttatacggccaccctcagtgtgacctgtatggctgttgatcaagtatgtcttgcagtcacttacgtgtgtctgcagaagcctcatacaacatgtgactgggccggcacgctgtttgtatggtgaaaaagcggatgcgaagacaggttgtagaggacgttaaaggcagtgctatcacggcacgcccttaatattgttgtccgggtgaaaatcgggacaaattcgggagaatgtttaccctgggagattgtcgggaggggcattgaaattcgggagtctcccggaaaaatcgggagggttggcaagtatgttgttagggcgggatagccattcaaagaaggtgaattcattaaaaagtgcatgtttgatttttttaagcaATCTTTTCTTGTggaccagcctcacccagtttctgcatccagtggcccccaggtaaattgagtttgagacccctgctttaggcaCTAAAGTAAATGACTATCTATTAAGTAAAACTAAACCTTACTATACAGAGGCTACAACCAGTCCCATTTTCAATAACAGCTAGGTTATAACTGCATTAGCTACAGTAGATCGCAGGTTCACTTGGAGGGAAGCAGATAAATGACAAATAAAACACCGCAATCTGTTGTGTAGTTACATGACAAGAGAGAGGAGGTACAAAAAACAGTGCTAAAGACAAAGGTACTGACTTCTGGAGACAAACAGCCTATTACAAGCCAAGAAAGTTGAACAATTTCACTTTGTTAATATTTCTATGTGAAAAACATCTGAATCAAAGTTAACTTCCTACAGGCACCTGATCTAATCATTACTATGTCACTAAATTAGTTTAAAGTTCTACTCTATGACAACACAATGATCACCCTGATTTTaatcaatataataaaaaaatcaaaagggTGTTTCCACCAAACCATATAatactaaaaatgtatttaagtaAACTGTCAAAGCAAAAAGTCAGTGAGACATACTGTATTTGTGGGTGTAATGCCAGGGTACTTTAGTATGTATGTGTGCAAAAAGGCCCTCTTTCAGCTGGGATCGCTGGCTTTGTCCTAggttcacaaagattattatttttttggttgtCAGAGTGGGTGTACCCAACTGTGACACGCTGCTTGGTTCCTCTCGGTGCTTTGTAAACCCTGGAGTGTCTCGCAGGAATGGAGCTGCACTCAATGCAGCCCAGTGTTTACCTCTTGATTTAGTAGCTGATTTACAGAGCAccagacaaaacaaaacaaagggaGTCACCTGGGGTTGGGAAGTGGTAGTCATCCAAATACTTAATTTTTAGTGTTATCTATATCTATCTAAATATCTATCATatccatcatatatatatatatatatatatatatatatatatatatatatatatatatatatatatacatacacacacacacacacatacatatatatatatatatatatatatatatatatatatatatatatatatatatatatatatatagaatagaatagaaagtactttattgatccctgggggaaatatatacacacacacacatatatatatgtatatacatatcgatgtgtgtgtgtgtgtgtatatacatgtataatatatagacatgtataatatatttatatatatatacatatatacacatatatatacatatatatacataaatatacatatacaagtatatatgtatatacatatacatacatacatatacatacatatatatatgcatatatacacatatacatatatatacatatacatacatatatatatacatacatatatatacacataaatatatatatatatatatatatacatatgtgtatatatatatatacatatgtgtatgtatatatatatatatatatacatatacacatatacatacatatacaaatatacatatatatacatataaacatatatatatacatatatatacacatatgtacatatacatatatatacatatacatatatatgtatatacacatatatatatatatacacatatatacgtatatatacatatatgcatacatatattgacatacatatatatacacatatatacatatatatacacacatatatacaatatatatatacacatatgtatatacatacatatatacacatacatatatgtatatatatatatatacgtgtgtatatatatatatatatacatgtgtatatatatatatatatacatatgtatatatatatatgtatttacatatgtgtatatactgtatatgtatatacatatgtatataaatatatgtatgtgtatatatatatttatatgtatgtatatatatatatatatatatatatatatatatatatatatatatatatatatatgtatgtatgtatgtatatatatatatatatatatatatatgtatgtatgtatatatatatatgtatatatatataaatatatatatatatatatatatatatatatatatatatatatatatatgtatgtatgtatatatatatatgtatatatataaatatatatatatatatatatatatataaatatatatatatatatatatatatatatatatatatatatatatatatatatatacacaatgttctatattatgtactgtatgtatattaaaaTGAAGCGTTCTACTTTGCACATTTACCACTGattgaatatgaaaaaaaaaaaaaaatccaggtgactaaattttttattttgaatttttttctttAGGACACATAAAGGGCAGCCTGTGAATGGACTCTGAGCAGGCCAGATGGAAACGGACCAGACCAGACATGAGACGGAAGAAAGTCTGACATTAAAACAATTTGGGACACACCACAACATCTCCAACAAACTGCAGAATGGAGGCTCATTTTCAGAAGGAGACTCTCTGCAAAACACTGACAACACAAACTGGAACAATCACAAGCCCAACACAGTTGCCAACTCCATGAAGAGACCAAACGAAAACTGCAATGACTCTGAATCCGTGCAAGGGCTGTTGGATCATGGATCCTTTATAATGAATGGAGTGCTGATGAATGGAGAGCAATTACTCACTGAACCGTCGTTCCAGCCCAGCCAGCCCAAGAAATTTAGAGCAGATTCAGAGATTGctgaattaaaaaacaaaactgaatTTCAATGCAGTGCTCAGTCAGAGACAAAATTAGGGAACAGGAACTGTACAATTCTTAATGGAGATGTTTATCATCTGCCAAGAAATAAGCATGCTTTAATCACTAATGGTGCTGTCCTGACGACTTCTACAATAGAAAGCACACCAGGTGATCTTTTAGAGAAAACTTTGTCTCAATATTATCCTGAGCAGGTATCAATTGCACCACAGAGATCTGGTCCACAAGATGCTATGAAAAGTTCTCTCACAAAAAAACTGCCTGGTGAGGATATTTTACCTCCTGCTTTGACCTCAGAGTTTCCAAATTCAGCTCAGATGCTTAACTCACAAACACGGAAACCTGCGGTATCTGGTACTCTGGAGGGAGGCAACAATTACAACTCTGTTAACTATATAGTAAATGGATATGCAAACCATCATGAAACCGTTTACCAGCAGAAAAAACAACCGCCTCAACAACTGTCACCATCTAGCCACCAAGGATCTCTTCAACTCCCTGGCATGGCCCCACCACCAAATACTGCCAACTCATTGCAACAACATAAAAATGGCCCAGGGTGCTTTCCAAACAACACAAATCCTCAACGTACATATGAAAATGGAAGCCACAATTTTGATCACAAAGAGCATAATACTCACCCCCAGGGAACTAAGGCAGTATTGGACAAATATGGACCATCAAACTTTGGGATACAGAACATTGTGCAGTATGAGGAACCTGAGTCTGGTCATGCTCAACAGTTTGGGATTCAACCCAAGAATTTTCAGCGGACTCCAGGACACACACATGGAGCTGATAACATAGGTATGATGGGACCCATTATACAGCAGCCAAATCAGGCTGGATTAGAAAATAGCCTGGATAACACATCCCAGCAGACAGAGAATTTCATGTGTTCAAACTGGATGGAACAGAACCCTCTACAGCAGCAAACACATGTTCTGTCATCCTTGGCAAAGCAGGAAAACAGGGACTTCTCTATCAAGCCTTTGCTAGAGCAACAGAAAGCTAACCTCCAAGTTCATGGTCAATTTTTGGAGAAAAACCATGTACAAAGGTTTGAGTCACCTGGAATGTTTAAAGAAAACATTCATGGGTCCAACAGCATACAGCAGCAGCAACTCTCAGGCCAAACACACTGTGCTTCAGCCCAAAACAACAATAGTCCTGACTGGCAGCATGGAAGTGCTAAGGTTTCTTTAGTGCAACAGTCTCAACCCCAGATAAAGCATGATCAACAAAATGTGTTGCAAAGCCAGCAGGCAAGGGGACATTATCATACACCCATGCAGTCAGAGCACTTACGTGAACACTCTGAAGTGCAGGATGTATTGTCACCTGAGTTTTtcacaacacaacagcagcactGTAATCTTCCACGCCCACTGTCCCACCCAACACAATCTGAAGAACAGCAACTTAAGTCTCCCATTTATCGACCTCACAGTCAGCCTCAGCCAGGTCAGGTTAAACTTAATCAGCAACATAGAAACAACTACTTCAGCTACAATAACACAACAGATGCTCATATACATCATCAAAGCCAGTATTCGCCAAACTCGGGCACCAGTGATTTCAGGCAATTTCAACCGCAGAGACCGAGTAACCAAATAGACTTACCACAAACGTCTACACAGTCACAGCCTCTTTCTCCACAATTTTCATTAAACCAACAGACATCAACACATATGTATCCCAAAGCTGAACTCCAGCTAAACCCATGTTCCCAGGTCCAAAGGGGATCTCAGCTTCCTCTGGCATCGGGCCTATCACTGTCAGACTTTCAAAAGCATGCTGCCCTGCGTAATCATCTGTTACAAAGGCAAGAGAGACAGGGCCCTCTCTATTGCGCTCAAAGCACTAATGATATTAAACACAGcctgaaaaatgtaaaaattgaCAATGGACCCAGATTTCACTTGCCTGGCTCGCAGGAGCAAATGGGTGGATTGCAAATCAAGCAGGAGAAACATCAGTCCTTATGTGACAATAATAAGAAGCAAGACaacatcctggcctccatggaaCAAAGTCTAAAACAGTACCATCTTTCCCCTGTGTTTGAGAAGAAATCTTTTGTCATCAATCCAAATAAAGTCAAGGTAGAATCTTCCGGACCTGTGACAATACTCTCAACCAACACTGACATGTGTAAAATGGAAGCACCTGGAGCTGTCACCTCCAGTCCAACTTTGAAAAAAACACCCGAATCCACACCCAAAAAAGAACAACTCTTACAGAGGTTTATGGATTCCCCAATGAAGCTGTTGGATACCCCAATAAAAAGTCTCCTGGATATGCCTATGAAAACACAATATGACATTGCATCATGCCACTGTGTTGGTGAGTCACCTATCCATCCAGccacccatccatttttctaccgcttaatattGGTTATATTACTGATTAAAGTGGTgtgaacatattaaaaaaaaacattcctttATTTAGAACAAATCAGCGAAAAAGATGAAGGCCCGTACTATACTCACTTGGGTTCTGCACCTACGGTTGCTGGTATACGGGAGATGATGGAAAAAAGGTAAACAACACTTTTACAGTTAAACTGTGTTGGATGAATACAAGCACATTGATATCGCTTTTTCAATTAAAGGTCTAGTTTCAATGGTCGAGCCATTAGGATAGAGAAAGTGGTGTACACAGGCAAGGAAGGCAAAAGTACACAAGGGTGCCCTATCGCAAAATGGGTAGGCACTATTTTTGCTGTTTATTTTAATAAGGTTAATCGAGAAAGCACATTTCTTAACATATCTgtatataaacaaatattttgtgcATCACGCTTCAGGTGATCCGCCGAGCCAGTGTGGAAGAAAAGCTACTGGTGTTGGTTCGAGAACGCACTGGCCACAAATGTGATACAGCCTGCCTAATCGTTGCGATCCTGGTCTGGGAGGGCATCCAACCCAGCCTGGCTGACAAACTCTACCTCGAGCTAAGCGATACTCTAACTAGGCATGGAGCACTCACCCAGAGACGGTGCGCTCTTAATGAAGAGTAAGTAAAAGGAGAATCCTCCAAAATACTAATTTCCTGCCGTGTACCTGCAATAACATTAGTGACAATTGCATATTTGTCTGCCCAACATGTTTCCTATATTACTTGTATGTAATCAATAGATAGCGGCCCCTAAACTATTTCCTTTATTGAAGGAGGACTTGCGCATGTCAGGGATTAAATCCAGATGCCTGTGGGGCATCGTTCTCTTTTGGCTGCTCGTGGAGCATGTACTA is a window of Nerophis lumbriciformis linkage group LG25, RoL_Nlum_v2.1, whole genome shotgun sequence DNA encoding:
- the tet2 gene encoding methylcytosine dioxygenase TET2, with amino-acid sequence METDQTRHETEESLTLKQFGTHHNISNKLQNGGSFSEGDSLQNTDNTNWNNHKPNTVANSMKRPNENCNDSESVQGLLDHGSFIMNGVLMNGEQLLTEPSFQPSQPKKFRADSEIAELKNKTEFQCSAQSETKLGNRNCTILNGDVYHLPRNKHALITNGAVLTTSTIESTPGDLLEKTLSQYYPEQVSIAPQRSGPQDAMKSSLTKKLPGEDILPPALTSEFPNSAQMLNSQTRKPAVSGTLEGGNNYNSVNYIVNGYANHHETVYQQKKQPPQQLSPSSHQGSLQLPGMAPPPNTANSLQQHKNGPGCFPNNTNPQRTYENGSHNFDHKEHNTHPQGTKAVLDKYGPSNFGIQNIVQYEEPESGHAQQFGIQPKNFQRTPGHTHGADNIGMMGPIIQQPNQAGLENSLDNTSQQTENFMCSNWMEQNPLQQQTHVLSSLAKQENRDFSIKPLLEQQKANLQVHGQFLEKNHVQRFESPGMFKENIHGSNSIQQQQLSGQTHCASAQNNNSPDWQHGSAKVSLVQQSQPQIKHDQQNVLQSQQARGHYHTPMQSEHLREHSEVQDVLSPEFFTTQQQHCNLPRPLSHPTQSEEQQLKSPIYRPHSQPQPGQVKLNQQHRNNYFSYNNTTDAHIHHQSQYSPNSGTSDFRQFQPQRPSNQIDLPQTSTQSQPLSPQFSLNQQTSTHMYPKAELQLNPCSQVQRGSQLPLASGLSLSDFQKHAALRNHLLQRQERQGPLYCAQSTNDIKHSLKNVKIDNGPRFHLPGSQEQMGGLQIKQEKHQSLCDNNKKQDNILASMEQSLKQYHLSPVFEKKSFVINPNKVKVESSGPVTILSTNTDMCKMEAPGAVTSSPTLKKTPESTPKKEQLLQRFMDSPMKLLDTPIKSLLDMPMKTQYDIASCHCVEQISEKDEGPYYTHLGSAPTVAGIREMMEKRSSFNGRAIRIEKVVYTGKEGKSTQGCPIAKWVIRRASVEEKLLVLVRERTGHKCDTACLIVAILVWEGIQPSLADKLYLELSDTLTRHGALTQRRCALNEERTCACQGLNPDACGASFSFGCSWSMYYNGCKFARSKIPRKFKLLGDDVREEERLEQNLQNLATLLGPLYKNMAPEAYGNQVEHEHRAPDCRLGKKEGRPFSGVTACLDFCAHAHRDLHNMLGGSTVVCTLTREDNREIGRIPEDEQLHVLPLYKASNTDEFGSEEGQQEKIKSGAIEVLSAFRRQVRMLAEPAKSCRQKKLDAKKAAAVKNAMLDNAHDKAEKVTPSKSKVMTCENISQSTHMAGFIPGAIGASQHPIQPTHHFGNHPRQLQQQQHENILTSFPGAANAARYPRFPSHQGSFASTSKPGSIFPPQLSTPASPYPAPIHAPTSYIDGSNRSYVGYQCNGGMPLDNYHSYYASNQKHLSMYQQQQQQAFYSEQQYTVHPRFEVNYPPNFGDPGLQINGYNACSMRPVHPMRAFSPCGPNGATDPHFMDPLSRAPSVHGGLNYTAAGSNSNQFGRSPNPYLSQSPQMFHPGQQPFHMQIKQEISIASPKMLGAQLTGVGLNPETQTGLGSHMLSGIKQEPGTPQTPTTPQKPEMWSDNEHNFLDPDIGGVAVAPTHGSVLIECAKRELHATTPLKNPDRHHPTRISLVFYQHKNLNEAKHGLVLWEAKMAEKAREKEEDAERNGGEGTPSKSHKKGTKREHPETLESLGDPPYKRFIQALIEGSSSCTTNTYVSTSPYAFTKVTGPYSHFA